ACCAGTAATAGGTTTGGCTACAGAAACAATTGTCGATTCAGTCGTCCAACTTTTAATCCAGTCGTTAAAAATGTTTTCATCGGATTGTTTTAATTCTCTAAAAGTCATTTGTTTCCCCCTTCATGTGATCGTAATCATTGAATATATTTACTAATGATTTTATCATACAATTTATGTAGTTTTATATATTCTTAATAATCATCATAAAAACTACTCTTGTAAGGTAATTTCCGCAAGTATAAGGAAAACAATTCAATGGATATGTAAGCGCTTACTTGATAAAATGTGAGTAGTTAAAGGAGGACTAAATATGTCTAAACGTTTATCTGAAGATTTTCTTTGGGGTGGTGCTGTTGCAGCTCACCAATTAGAAGGTGCGTGGCAAGAAGGAGGTAAAGGAGTTAGCGTCGCTGATGTTATGACGGTTGGTGGCCCAGACAAGGAGCGAAACATTACGAAAGGAGTTGTTCCAGGAGAATATTATCCTAATCATGAAGCGATTGATTTTTATCATCGTTACAGAGCAGACATTGCCTTATTTAAAGAAATGGGATTTAAATGTTTTCGAACTTCAATTGCATGGACAAGAATTTACCCTACTGGTGAGGAAAGCGAGCCAAATGAGGCAGGTTTAAAATTTTATGATGACTTATTTGATGAACTTATCAAAAATAATATTGAACCGGTCATCACGTTATCTCATTTCGAATTACCGTACCACTTGGTTACAAGATATGGTGGTTTCCGTAATCGAAAAGTAATCGATTTATTCGTTAAGTTTGCAACGACTTGTCTAAAGCGATACAAAGACAAGGTTAAATACTGGATGACGTTTAACGAGATTAACAATCAGGCTAACTATGACAATGATTTTCTGGTTTTTACAAATTCTGGGCTGCACTTTAACCCTGGTGAAAATCGTGAGGAGGGTATGTACCAAGCTGCTCATAATGAATTAGTAGCTAGTGCACGAGTTGTTAAAATTGGTCATGACATCAATCCCAATTTTCAAATTGGCTGTATGATCGCGATGGGACCTATTTATCCAGCATCTATGAATCCAGATGATGTTCTTGCAGCTCAAAAAAGCATGGAAAAAAATTATTTCTTTGCAGACGTGCATGTCAATGGTCAATATCCAGCATTTTTAACAAAATATTGGACTCGGAAGGGATTTAACATTGATGTTACCCAAGAAGACCTGGCAGATTTACAAGCTGGTACTGTTGACTATATTGGTTTTAGTTACTACATGTCACATGCAGTTAAAAAGCCAGAAGGGTTAAACTTTGATGACATGACACCAGAAAATAGCCAAGTACGTAATACCTATTTAGCAGCAAGTGATTGGGGATGGCAAATTGATCCTAAGGGGTTGCGTTACGCCCTGAATTGGTTTACAGATAAATATCATTTACCATTATTTATTGTTGAGAATGGGTTCGGCGCATACGATAAAGTTGAAGAAGATGGTACAATACATGATTCTTATCGTATTGCATATTTACAAGAACACATTCGGGAAATGAAGTTGGCGGTAGTTGAAGATGGCGTTGACTTGATTGGATATACACCTTGGGGATGCATTGACTTGGTTTCAGCCGGGACTGGAGAAATGGATAAACGATACGGATTTATCTATGTAGACAAAAACAACCAAAATGAGGGCTCATTGAAACGTAGCAAAAAGGATTCCTTTTATTGGTTTAAAGACGTTATCGCAACGAACGCTGAAAATATTAATTAAAAAGGAGAAACACGATGAAAAAAGCGTTAATTATTTGTGCAGCTGGTATGTCATCATCCATGATGGCAAAAAAAACAACTGACTATTTCAAAAATAAAAATATAGATATTGAAGTAGATGCGATTACTGCTACAGAAGGAGAAGATGCTATTCGTAATAGTGATTTCGATCTATTTCTGGTCAGCCCACAGACAACAATGTACCTTGAAGGTTTTGAAAAGATTGGAGATGAAGTTGGTAAACCTGTTGTTTCTATTCCCTTTAAAGCCTATATACCCATACCGACAGGTATTGAAGGCATGGCGAACTTAGTACAAGAGCATATTAATTAGCGATATGTATGATAAAGGTCGTGTGATGATGAGGAAAAAAGAGCGTGATTTACTAATCTATTTAGTAGATAATTCAGATCGTTTCGTAACCAGTGAGGAATTATCTACTCTTTTGTCACTGACACCTAGAACAATTCGTAATTATATCAAAATTTTGAAAGAAACCTTAGTCTCACAAGGTGCCCAACTTGATGCGAAACCCAGTTTAGGTTATCGTTTGCACATATCTCATCCCGTTACATTTGACTTATTTTTAAATAAAAACTATGAATTATCCCAGTGGTTAATTAATGAGGACAGCAATAATATTTCGGATCGTCAAAAGTATATTTTGAACAAACTTGTTATTGAAAATCAAAAATTTCTAATTGAGGACTTAGCTGAAAAACTATTTGTTACAAGAACCACACTTTCAAAAGATTTATCGATTATTCGCAAAGTGTTAATGCCATATCAAATTAGTGTCGAAAGCAAAGCCAATATTGGTGTCTTCATTACGGGATTAGAGCGCGATAAACGTCACTTTATTCTAGATTACTTTTTCAGTCATAGTGAAAATTCTATTCAACATTATATGAAAAACAAATCTTTCTTTAAGGCAATTAGTTTTGATCAAATTACGATTATTGTTCTTGATGAATGTCGAGAAGCTGGTATTCATTTAACAGACTTTACCATACAAAATATTGTTTTATACATTGCACTAAGCGTTCAACGATTGAAATGTGGCTTTGAATTACAGGCGGTCCAAGTTGACATTAATCCTGAAATCAGAAATGTTCGTGATGTTGCTAGAAAAATTTTTTCTCGTATTGAAAGTGGCCTATCATTAAAATTTCCGAAAAGTGAAGTAGATTATTTAACCATTCAATTAATGGCACAAGGGAAAAATATTAATATACAAAATGATGGTCCGTTACAACGGGATTTAGATATGATCTTACGACGAATTGAATTAGAAACCGACTACCCAGTTACTAAGGATTATGCTCTCAAGAAAAATATCATTGAACACCTAAAACCGATGGTAGTTCGCCTTGAGCAAGGTATTCAATTGAAAAATCCTTTGTTACAGGAAATAAAAACGAATTATTTAAGTGAGTTCATGGATACCAAGCGCTATATAAAATGGTCACCATATCTATCTCAGTTTGACATTAATGACGATGAAGTCGCTTATCTAGCACTTCATTTGATGGCAGCAGCAGAAAAATATAAAAATTTAAATAAACCAAGAGCCTTAATTATCTGCGCAACAGGGTATGGATCGG
The Leuconostoc suionicum genome window above contains:
- a CDS encoding 6-phospho-beta-glucosidase, with the protein product MSKRLSEDFLWGGAVAAHQLEGAWQEGGKGVSVADVMTVGGPDKERNITKGVVPGEYYPNHEAIDFYHRYRADIALFKEMGFKCFRTSIAWTRIYPTGEESEPNEAGLKFYDDLFDELIKNNIEPVITLSHFELPYHLVTRYGGFRNRKVIDLFVKFATTCLKRYKDKVKYWMTFNEINNQANYDNDFLVFTNSGLHFNPGENREEGMYQAAHNELVASARVVKIGHDINPNFQIGCMIAMGPIYPASMNPDDVLAAQKSMEKNYFFADVHVNGQYPAFLTKYWTRKGFNIDVTQEDLADLQAGTVDYIGFSYYMSHAVKKPEGLNFDDMTPENSQVRNTYLAASDWGWQIDPKGLRYALNWFTDKYHLPLFIVENGFGAYDKVEEDGTIHDSYRIAYLQEHIREMKLAVVEDGVDLIGYTPWGCIDLVSAGTGEMDKRYGFIYVDKNNQNEGSLKRSKKDSFYWFKDVIATNAENIN
- a CDS encoding PTS cellobiose transporter subunit IIB, with product MKKALIICAAGMSSSMMAKKTTDYFKNKNIDIEVDAITATEGEDAIRNSDFDLFLVSPQTTMYLEGFEKIGDEVGKPVVSIPFKAYIPIPTGIEGMANLVQEHIN
- a CDS encoding BglG family transcription antiterminator encodes the protein MRKKERDLLIYLVDNSDRFVTSEELSTLLSLTPRTIRNYIKILKETLVSQGAQLDAKPSLGYRLHISHPVTFDLFLNKNYELSQWLINEDSNNISDRQKYILNKLVIENQKFLIEDLAEKLFVTRTTLSKDLSIIRKVLMPYQISVESKANIGVFITGLERDKRHFILDYFFSHSENSIQHYMKNKSFFKAISFDQITIIVLDECREAGIHLTDFTIQNIVLYIALSVQRLKCGFELQAVQVDINPEIRNVRDVARKIFSRIESGLSLKFPKSEVDYLTIQLMAQGKNINIQNDGPLQRDLDMILRRIELETDYPVTKDYALKKNIIEHLKPMVVRLEQGIQLKNPLLQEIKTNYLSEFMDTKRYIKWSPYLSQFDINDDEVAYLALHLMAAAEKYKNLNKPRALIICATGYGSAQLLNNRVEKEFGMYLNIVDIKGYYEVDDTALSNVNLIISAIDLSTRVFKVPVIQVSIFLTEADVQKINEFLDNEQIRNKYIAVEKKQPNNSVLNHFDQFIDQSSFKIWQVSPHRKELLQELTNMLMFNEPTELKHEFLEQIDQREQLSSIVFSDTIAVPHPAMPMSRVPKIAIGIIPNGVRWSDEYPSIRLVFLLSPSYRSNKGLTETTQAIVKFTENTEEQRRLVASKNFSEFRHNFLLMMKGGKYI